A genomic window from Flavobacterium phycosphaerae includes:
- the porD gene encoding type IX secretion system protein PorD — translation MKKIVSFLFLCFVGVAQSQQLNCTVQVNAAKLASTNNQIFKTLQNSISEFVNKTDWTGEAYKQNEKINCSMVIIIDSYDSNQFSGTIQVQSTRPIFNSNYASPVFNYNDKDLGFRYVEFENLNFNPSSFDSNLVSILAFYSYMIIGFDADTYALKGGKNWFDTAQQILTVAQQGGYKGWNQGDNNQNRFFLVNDILSGTYDSFREVLYKYHREGLDTMNADLKPAKEKIMESINTLNVLYKVRPNAFLTRVFFDAKVDEIISVLSGGPKVPLADTIDTLNKLSPINSSKWATIKL, via the coding sequence ATGAAAAAAATAGTTAGTTTTCTTTTTTTGTGTTTTGTCGGAGTAGCTCAATCGCAGCAATTAAATTGTACGGTGCAGGTAAATGCCGCTAAACTGGCCAGCACCAACAATCAAATTTTTAAGACCTTGCAAAATTCCATCAGTGAATTTGTAAACAAAACAGATTGGACGGGAGAAGCCTACAAGCAAAATGAAAAAATAAACTGTTCGATGGTTATTATAATCGACAGTTATGATTCGAACCAGTTTTCCGGAACCATACAAGTACAATCTACACGACCGATTTTTAATTCCAATTATGCATCTCCGGTTTTTAATTATAATGATAAAGATTTAGGATTTCGTTATGTGGAATTTGAAAACCTGAATTTTAATCCATCAAGTTTTGACTCTAACTTGGTTTCAATCTTAGCCTTTTACAGCTACATGATTATTGGTTTTGACGCCGACACTTATGCTTTAAAAGGAGGTAAAAATTGGTTTGATACGGCACAGCAAATATTAACTGTTGCTCAACAAGGCGGTTATAAAGGATGGAATCAAGGCGATAATAACCAAAACCGATTTTTCCTGGTAAATGATATACTTTCCGGAACTTATGATTCGTTTAGAGAGGTTTTATACAAATACCACAGAGAAGGACTGGACACCATGAATGCGGATTTGAAACCGGCTAAAGAAAAAATAATGGAATCCATTAACACCTTGAACGTATTGTATAAAGTGCGTCCGAATGCGTTTTTAACCCGTGTATTTTTTGATGCAAAAGTGGATGAAATCATTTCTGTTTTATCAGGAGGTCCCAAAGTGCCGTTGGCAGATACCATTGATACTTTAAACAAACTTTCGCCAATCAATTCCAGCAAATGGGCCACTATTAAGTTATAA
- the fabV gene encoding enoyl-ACP reductase FabV has product MIIEPRMRGFICLTAHPDGCAQSVKNQIAYVKSKGAIDGPKKVLVIGASTGFGLASRITSAFGSDAATIGVFFEKEPAEGKTATPGWYNSAAFENEAKNAGLYAKSINGDAFSNEVKQQAIDLIKADLGQIDLVIYSLASPVRMHPVTGVLHRSVLKPIGSTFTNKTVDFHTGNVSQVTIEPANQEDIDNTVVVMGGEDWAMWMEALKNANVLAKGATTIAYSYIGPEVTEAVYRKGTIGRAKDHLEATAFEITDSLKSLEGKAYVSVNKALVTQASSAIPVIPLYISLLYKIMKAEGVHEGCIEQIQRLFSDRLYTGVPVPTDDKGRIRIDDWEMRNDIQEQVKMLWETATTENLSTIGDLAGYKQDFLNLFGFGFEGVDYNADTNEMVLISSIKN; this is encoded by the coding sequence ATGATTATAGAACCAAGAATGCGAGGATTTATTTGTTTAACAGCTCATCCTGATGGTTGTGCACAAAGTGTTAAAAATCAAATAGCTTATGTAAAATCTAAAGGCGCTATTGATGGTCCGAAAAAAGTATTGGTTATAGGTGCTTCAACCGGTTTTGGATTGGCTTCAAGAATCACCAGTGCATTTGGTTCCGATGCTGCTACTATTGGCGTTTTCTTTGAAAAAGAACCTGCTGAAGGTAAAACCGCAACTCCGGGTTGGTATAATTCTGCCGCTTTTGAAAATGAAGCCAAAAATGCTGGGTTGTATGCCAAAAGTATCAATGGAGATGCTTTTTCAAATGAAGTGAAACAACAGGCTATTGATTTAATCAAAGCGGATTTGGGTCAAATAGATTTAGTAATATACAGTTTGGCTTCTCCTGTTCGTATGCATCCGGTTACGGGTGTATTGCACCGTTCTGTTTTAAAGCCAATTGGTAGTACTTTTACTAACAAGACGGTTGATTTTCACACCGGCAATGTAAGTCAGGTAACCATTGAACCGGCAAATCAGGAAGACATTGACAATACAGTTGTGGTTATGGGCGGCGAAGATTGGGCTATGTGGATGGAAGCATTGAAAAATGCCAACGTATTAGCGAAAGGCGCTACAACAATTGCTTACTCATACATAGGACCTGAAGTAACTGAAGCTGTATACCGAAAAGGAACAATTGGTAGAGCTAAAGATCATTTAGAAGCTACTGCTTTTGAAATAACTGACAGCTTGAAATCATTAGAAGGGAAAGCCTATGTTTCTGTTAATAAAGCATTAGTAACTCAGGCAAGTTCTGCTATACCGGTTATCCCGTTATATATTTCATTATTGTATAAAATTATGAAAGCCGAAGGAGTTCATGAAGGCTGTATTGAACAAATTCAACGCTTATTTAGTGACAGGCTTTACACCGGCGTTCCGGTTCCTACAGATGACAAAGGAAGAATCCGAATTGATGATTGGGAAATGAGAAACGATATACAGGAACAAGTTAAAATGTTATGGGAAACCGCTACAACTGAAAATCTGAGTACTATTGGTGATTTAGCAGGATACAAGCAAGACTTTTTGAATCTCTTTGGGTTTGGTTTTGAAGGAGTTGATTATAATGCTGACACTAATGAAATGGTATTAATTTCAAGTATCAAGAACTAG
- a CDS encoding T9SS-dependent choice-of-anchor J family protein, with protein sequence MKKITIVFLFLIGGMVSSFAQFSENFDAGTTIPAGWSVINGGDANTWTVSTPGTGTAHSGANVVRIYYSATAHNDYLVTPQFTVTAGVTDFLSLWARNRSDTFHEPFDILLSTAGNAEADFTTTIAAAVDPTTAWGQYNYDLAAYNGQTVYIAFKSTTTDEWQLYLDDISVGALPNPLDYVSLQSPATATIAQGGNVTVYGQVLEAGLTDVTSGQAPGIQAWVGYSATNTNPNTWTNWTAATFNMEVGDNDEYQATIGSTLIPGTYYYATRFVQGNGAYVYGGIDASNIGSFWDGTTYLSGVLTVSPPPPPANDECSNSTPLTVNPDYLCGSVTAGTVLGATASAVDSAACFGTEDDDVWYSFEATATTHKISILNASGSTTDMYHSLWTGSDCGSLTLVPGSCSDADNSFPSGLTIGQTYFLRVNTYTATGGQNTTFNVCVGTPPPPPANDDCTGAISLTVNSDFSCTTVTSGTVLGATASAVDSAACFGTEDDDVWYSFEATATTHKISILNASGSTTDMYHSLWTGSDCGSLTLVPGSCSDADSSTPSGLTIGQTYFVRVNTYTATGGQDTTFNICVGSPPPPPANDDCSGAVSLTVNPDYSCAAVTAGTVAGATASAVDSAACFGTEDDDVWYSFEATATTHRISLTNVSGSTTDMYHSLWTGSDCGSLTLVAGSCSDGDTSNPSGLTVGQTYFVRVNTYTATGGQDSTFNICIGTPPPPPTNDDCSGAIDVACGSTTIGTTEGTTNENMPVCGIANVTTQNTNGVWYKYTGDGSEVTVTTCSPTITTGDSRIAVYTGSCGSLTCIGGNDDATAAGCSTNTLASNVTFTTVAGTDYYILVYAYTSNALNFALTVNCTAACSPATANDECSTAMPLTLGSTVVGADNLCSSASLDVNYPTCGNQFLTYFDTWYWFDSGSSTDFTISLANATGANGYALYEGSCGNLTMVTGSCTTTGGNVAVTGLTMGTTYFLRVFSTTTNTRGSYDLTVSETLGNGSFDNGSFTYYPNPVKNALNLSYNQAISSVEVFNMLGQKVSSDKFNANEARVDMSHLSDGAYMVKVTSEGQVKTIKVIKQ encoded by the coding sequence ATGAAAAAAATTACGATTGTTTTCCTTTTTCTTATTGGAGGAATGGTCTCATCGTTTGCTCAGTTTTCTGAGAATTTTGATGCAGGAACCACAATTCCGGCAGGATGGAGTGTAATAAATGGCGGTGATGCTAACACTTGGACCGTCAGCACTCCGGGAACAGGAACTGCTCACAGCGGTGCCAATGTTGTCAGAATTTATTATTCGGCAACGGCACACAATGATTATTTGGTAACCCCTCAGTTTACAGTAACTGCTGGTGTAACAGATTTTCTTAGCCTTTGGGCCAGAAACAGATCTGATACTTTCCATGAACCATTTGATATTCTACTATCAACTGCTGGAAACGCTGAAGCTGATTTCACCACAACCATAGCTGCTGCGGTTGACCCAACAACAGCTTGGGGACAGTATAATTATGACTTAGCGGCTTACAATGGACAAACAGTTTACATTGCTTTTAAAAGCACAACTACTGATGAATGGCAGCTTTACCTTGACGATATTTCTGTTGGGGCTTTGCCAAACCCACTTGATTATGTTAGTTTACAATCCCCAGCAACGGCAACTATTGCACAAGGAGGAAACGTAACGGTTTACGGACAAGTATTAGAAGCAGGTTTAACCGATGTTACTTCAGGACAAGCTCCTGGTATTCAAGCATGGGTTGGATATAGTGCTACCAATACAAACCCAAATACATGGACAAATTGGACTGCTGCAACTTTTAATATGGAAGTTGGTGATAATGATGAATATCAAGCAACTATTGGCTCTACCTTAATCCCGGGAACTTATTACTACGCTACTAGGTTCGTACAAGGAAATGGCGCTTATGTTTACGGAGGTATTGATGCTAGTAATATTGGTTCATTCTGGGACGGAACTACATATTTGAGTGGAGTTCTGACAGTTTCACCACCACCACCACCAGCTAATGACGAATGTTCAAACTCAACACCATTAACTGTAAATCCTGATTATTTATGCGGTTCTGTTACCGCAGGTACAGTTTTAGGAGCTACAGCTTCTGCAGTGGATTCAGCAGCTTGTTTCGGAACTGAAGATGACGATGTATGGTACTCGTTTGAGGCTACCGCTACAACTCATAAAATTAGCATCTTAAATGCTTCAGGATCAACAACTGATATGTATCATTCTTTATGGACAGGTTCTGACTGTGGTAGTTTAACATTAGTTCCTGGTTCTTGTTCAGATGCTGATAATAGCTTTCCTTCAGGCTTAACTATTGGTCAAACTTACTTCTTAAGAGTAAATACTTATACTGCAACAGGAGGTCAAAACACTACATTCAATGTTTGTGTTGGAACACCACCACCACCACCTGCAAATGATGACTGTACAGGAGCAATTTCTTTAACTGTAAATTCTGATTTTTCTTGTACAACAGTTACTTCAGGTACTGTTTTAGGTGCTACAGCATCTGCAGTGGATTCAGCAGCTTGTTTTGGAACTGAAGATGACGATGTATGGTACTCGTTTGAGGCTACCGCTACAACTCATAAAATTAGCATCTTAAATGCTTCAGGATCAACAACTGATATGTATCATTCTTTATGGACAGGTTCTGACTGTGGTAGTTTAACATTAGTTCCTGGTTCATGTTCTGATGCTGATTCAAGTACTCCTTCTGGATTAACTATTGGACAGACTTATTTTGTAAGAGTTAATACTTATACAGCTACTGGCGGACAAGATACTACTTTCAATATATGTGTTGGATCACCACCACCACCACCAGCTAATGACGATTGTTCAGGTGCAGTTTCTTTAACAGTAAACCCTGATTATTCATGTGCGGCAGTAACAGCTGGTACTGTTGCTGGCGCAACTGCTTCTGCAGTTGATTCAGCAGCTTGTTTTGGAACAGAAGATGACGATGTATGGTATTCATTTGAAGCCACAGCTACTACACATAGAATTAGCTTAACAAATGTTTCCGGATCAACAACTGATATGTATCATTCTTTATGGACTGGTTCTGATTGTGGTAGTTTAACATTAGTTGCTGGCTCATGTTCAGACGGCGATACAAGTAACCCAAGTGGTTTAACAGTTGGTCAAACCTACTTTGTAAGAGTTAATACTTATACTGCTACCGGTGGACAAGATAGTACATTCAATATTTGTATTGGTACACCACCACCACCACCTACTAATGATGATTGTTCAGGAGCAATTGATGTTGCTTGTGGTTCAACAACTATAGGTACTACAGAAGGAACAACTAATGAAAATATGCCAGTTTGTGGTATTGCAAATGTTACTACACAAAACACTAATGGTGTTTGGTATAAATATACCGGAGATGGTAGTGAGGTAACTGTTACAACTTGTTCACCTACAATTACAACAGGTGATTCAAGAATTGCTGTATATACTGGTTCATGTGGTTCACTTACTTGTATTGGTGGAAATGATGATGCAACTGCTGCAGGTTGTTCTACAAATACATTAGCATCTAATGTTACCTTTACTACAGTTGCCGGTACTGATTATTATATCTTAGTTTATGCTTATACTTCAAATGCATTAAATTTTGCATTAACTGTAAACTGTACAGCTGCATGTTCACCAGCGACTGCAAATGATGAATGCTCAACTGCTATGCCATTAACTTTAGGTTCTACTGTTGTTGGAGCAGATAATTTATGTTCTTCAGCAAGTTTAGATGTTAACTACCCAACTTGTGGAAATCAGTTCTTGACTTATTTTGATACTTGGTATTGGTTTGATTCAGGAAGCTCAACAGATTTTACTATCTCTTTAGCTAATGCTACAGGAGCTAATGGTTATGCCTTATATGAAGGATCTTGTGGTAATTTAACTATGGTTACAGGATCTTGTACAACCACTGGTGGAAATGTTGCAGTTACAGGTTTGACAATGGGTACTACTTACTTCTTAAGAGTGTTCTCTACAACTACAAATACTCGTGGTTCTTATGACTTAACAGTTTCAGAAACTTTAGGTAACGGTTCATTTGACAACGGTAGTTTCACTTACTATCCAAACCCTGTGAAAAACGCACTTAACCTGTCATATAATCAAGCTATTTCTAGTGTTGAAGTATTTAATATGTTAGGACAAAAAGTAAGTTCTGACAAATTTAATGCTAACGAAGCTAGAGTTGATATGTCGCACTTGTCTGATGGAGCTTACATGGTTAAAGTAACTTCAGAAGGTCAGGTAAAAACAATTAAGGTTATTAAACAATAA
- the recN gene encoding DNA repair protein RecN gives MITALSIENFALIEKLNIDFSNGFSIITGETGAGKSILLGALGLVLGKRADLTSLKNKEEKCIVEANFAIGKYQLQSFFEANDLDYEEETIIRREILPSGKSRAFINDSPVNLQQLQDLSFYLIDVHSQHQTLELSEEEFQFKIIDAIADNLVFLSEYQTVLKKYRSAKTSLETKKNSLSGILKEKDYNEFLYNELESANLKAGEAEELEKTYEALNNVEFIKENLSALMALSNEEQFGLLKNLKEFKTLLQKNSNFSSEYQLLFERTNSVLIEFDDIVKELNRASDLVVNDPEKLELINQKLQLIYSLQKKHQVLTVGELLDIKNELENKVVSVVTLEEEITKLETDISDLEAQLDAIAQNITKSRRNAIPTLSEKLIEILNQLGMPNVRFKIEIAVSTTYHSNGKDNLEFLFSANKGTDFGLLKKVASGGEMSRIMLAVKSILAQYSKLPTIIFDEIDTGVSGEIANKMGEIMREMSKTMQVFAITHLPQIAAKGNHHYKVFKTVWGENTVSELKLLTNEERITEIAEMLSGKEISDSALNHAKALLN, from the coding sequence ATGATTACAGCACTTTCAATCGAAAATTTTGCATTGATAGAAAAATTAAATATTGATTTTTCCAATGGTTTTTCAATTATTACCGGTGAAACAGGAGCAGGAAAATCAATACTTTTAGGAGCCTTAGGATTAGTTTTAGGCAAAAGAGCCGATTTAACTTCACTAAAAAACAAAGAAGAAAAATGCATAGTCGAAGCTAATTTTGCCATTGGTAAATACCAGCTTCAGTCCTTCTTTGAAGCCAATGATTTAGATTATGAAGAGGAAACCATAATCCGCAGAGAAATTCTGCCTTCCGGAAAATCCAGAGCTTTTATAAATGACAGCCCGGTCAATCTGCAACAACTACAAGATTTAAGTTTTTATTTGATAGATGTGCATTCACAGCATCAAACTTTAGAATTATCCGAAGAAGAATTTCAATTTAAGATTATTGATGCTATAGCCGATAATCTGGTTTTTTTAAGTGAATATCAAACTGTTTTAAAAAAATACCGTTCCGCCAAAACTTCTTTGGAAACAAAAAAAAACAGCCTTTCCGGTATTTTAAAAGAGAAAGATTATAATGAATTTTTATACAACGAATTAGAATCGGCCAATTTAAAAGCCGGTGAAGCAGAAGAATTAGAAAAGACATATGAAGCTTTAAATAATGTTGAGTTCATCAAAGAAAATCTTTCGGCTCTAATGGCTTTATCTAATGAAGAACAATTTGGGTTGCTTAAAAATTTGAAAGAATTCAAAACGTTACTCCAAAAAAACAGCAACTTTTCAAGCGAATACCAACTGCTTTTTGAAAGAACCAATTCGGTCTTAATTGAGTTTGATGATATTGTCAAAGAATTGAATCGCGCTTCAGATTTGGTGGTTAACGATCCGGAAAAATTGGAGTTAATCAACCAAAAATTACAATTAATATACAGTCTGCAAAAAAAACATCAGGTTTTAACGGTAGGAGAATTGCTTGATATTAAAAATGAGTTGGAAAACAAAGTAGTTTCGGTAGTTACTTTGGAAGAAGAAATCACAAAATTGGAAACGGATATTAGTGATCTGGAAGCACAATTAGATGCCATTGCTCAAAACATCACTAAGAGCAGGAGGAATGCTATTCCGACATTGAGCGAAAAACTAATTGAAATTTTGAATCAGCTTGGCATGCCAAATGTTCGATTTAAAATAGAAATTGCCGTCTCGACAACATACCACAGTAACGGAAAAGATAATCTTGAGTTTTTATTTTCAGCCAATAAAGGTACTGATTTCGGATTGCTAAAAAAAGTAGCTTCGGGCGGTGAAATGTCCAGAATTATGTTAGCCGTAAAATCTATTTTAGCTCAATATTCCAAATTACCTACTATCATTTTTGATGAAATCGATACAGGAGTATCCGGTGAAATTGCCAATAAAATGGGAGAAATTATGCGTGAAATGAGCAAGACGATGCAGGTTTTTGCCATTACACACCTTCCGCAAATTGCTGCAAAAGGAAATCATCATTACAAAGTTTTCAAAACAGTTTGGGGAGAAAATACAGTTTCTGAATTGAAATTACTGACCAATGAGGAACGCATCACTGAAATTGCAGAAATGCTTTCCGGAAAAGAAATATCAGATTCGGCATTGAATCATGCTAAGGCATTGCTGAACTAA
- the coaE gene encoding dephospho-CoA kinase (Dephospho-CoA kinase (CoaE) performs the final step in coenzyme A biosynthesis.): protein MTKVIGLTGGIGSGKTLVANYMKSLGIPVYIADDEAKSLMQTDDIIKAVTNEFGNTILKNGKLNREMLAQIVFNNPEKLQKLNAIVHPAVKKHFDTWLQNHNTYPFIVKEAAILFESGSYKYCDAIITVTAPLEIRIQRVLERDHTNRESILQRMSNQWTDEQRIAKSNYVIHNLSVKETKKQTDRILKLLENL from the coding sequence ATGACTAAAGTAATTGGATTGACAGGCGGTATTGGTAGCGGAAAAACTTTGGTGGCCAATTATATGAAATCGTTGGGAATTCCAGTTTACATTGCTGATGACGAAGCCAAAAGCTTAATGCAAACCGATGACATTATAAAGGCTGTAACAAATGAATTTGGCAATACAATACTCAAAAACGGTAAACTCAACAGAGAAATGTTAGCCCAAATCGTTTTCAATAATCCTGAAAAACTCCAAAAACTCAACGCTATTGTCCATCCGGCCGTTAAAAAACACTTTGATACTTGGCTGCAAAATCATAACACTTACCCTTTTATAGTTAAAGAAGCCGCTATTTTATTTGAAAGCGGAAGTTATAAATATTGTGATGCGATTATCACAGTTACTGCACCTCTGGAAATCCGTATTCAACGCGTTTTAGAACGTGACCATACTAATCGTGAAAGTATTTTGCAGAGGATGAGCAACCAATGGACAGATGAGCAACGAATTGCTAAAAGCAATTATGTAATTCACAATCTTTCTGTTAAAGAAACCAAAAAACAAACTGATAGAATTCTTAAATTATTAGAAAATCTATAA